DNA from Thunnus maccoyii chromosome 21, fThuMac1.1, whole genome shotgun sequence:
TCGGTAGCAGAATTCTTCAGAAGTTTTTCATCAGTTTCCACAGTATCTGAGTCACACACTTCTGCTTTGCTTTCCTCAGTCGCATGAGTTTGACAGTAGTCATTGGCTGATTGCATCTTGCTCTCGTTCTGTTTCGTCAAGAAGGAAATGTCCAAAATGGCCGGTGCATTCTGGTAGTCGCAGGATGACTCATTGAGCATGTTATGGTAGAGCTGAAAGACAAAGGTGCTTCTTATTAGGCGAGGAGATGAGAGTAATTAAGCTGCTAATGTTTAGTCTGAGTCAGATTTAAATTCTGTGTCCAgtaatgaaagtgaaaagttcTTCAAATAGACTATTTCTAGGTAATTGGTTAAATTCTACCCAGAATATGTCGACTGTGCTCTACAGGCCTaccttctcctctctgtctgtcagctgtacAGACATAAAAGACACCAGTTTGGAGAAAGAAGGGCGATCGCAGGGATCCGGGGcccaacacatacacatcatcTCGTACCTGGAGAGGAAAGACATACACAAACGTGATGAAGCAAAGTTCATGTATCTAGAAAGACTTGATGTCTTTAAGGATTTTTAGTTATCCagaatatctttaggttgtaAGTCAAAGGAAACTATATGGTGGCTCTGTCCGCCATGATTCACATCATTCATGCAGTctcatactgtgtgtttttgctgttatcATCCACTGTCATTATTGTGCAAGtgattaaaatgtcaactttgtCATGACTGAATATGGTAAGTGTCACAAATCCATTTACAAGAGAAACATATGAGTAGCATACAGACTGAAGACACTTACACAGAATCGTTGGCGTAATATGGACACTCCATCTTAAATCCTCTCTCAATCATTGAATAGAACTGATGATCCACCTTCATGCCTGGGTACGGAGTGACACCTAAACAACAGTTACAGAAACAGGGTTTGTATTAATTGTTGTGCCGGATTGATTTTGTgctttaattttaaatgaatgctCATGAAGAGAGGGATACCTAGTGAGAAGATTTCCCAGAGGAGGATGCCGTAAGCCCAGACGTCACTTTTCATGGTGTACATCCCCTGGAAGATGCTCTCCGGTGCCATCCACTTCACTGGCAAACGCACCTGAAGGACAGAAAAGTCATGTCAGTCATAttgatgaaaaaacacagacatggtAACAAAAGAATGATGTAAAACAAGTGTGGCAGGATCATTTGACATACGTTTCCTCTCACAACGTAGTTGGAGTCGTTGTCGATGTCCCGGGCCAGTCCGAAGTCACCAATTTTCACTAGCCTGTCCTTTGTCACTAACACGTTTCGAGCTGCCAGGTCCCGATGGAtacactgcagacagacaggaccAATAAACCACGTATTTACTTGAATCACATCACGCATAATCCTCAAACGCAAAGCCATGATCGCATTGTGAAACTTCtgcttgaacatttttcattcaaaaatgCTGCTAAACCAAACCAGCTCTTTTTAAACGTTTTCCTAAGTCCAAGTTTATTCACATATGTATATTCATTAGTTGACAGTTGTAATGGCGAGAATGTCCACAGTGTGGCCCTTTGTCACGTACATTTTTGCTGGAGAGGAACTCCATGCCCTTGGCCACTTGGTAGGCAAAGCTCAGCAGGTCATCAAAGGTCAGGGCCTGCAGGTCGTCTGTCTGATCATCTGGGTTTTCGTAGCTCTCCAGATCTGCAGATAAACTGGGATCAGTTAGGATTGACACATCTCTGCTCAAACTGGTTCCATTTGCACTCCAATGAGCTCTACATGTTGATATTGTAGTTTGTCTGTTTAGCAATGTGCATGTTCTCTGACCTTCAAAGCTGTCCATGTCACAGGAGTTCATGGTGAGGAGAGCGATGTCCTCCTGCCCCCTAGTGGTAGAATTGTACATAGGCACGTAGTTGTCCACTGCTGTTTCTTGCtcactgaaaaaacacagatgtgatTTTGACTGTAATGTAACTGCAAAACAATATTGTTCCTCTTTTCAcaatatttgtttctgttccCACCTAGAAGTTTTTCTTGGCTGCAGGTTGTGGTAAAGGCTCCTGAAACGGTCTTTGTTGAAAGCGTCAGTCACAGACTTGTGGTAGCGCTCACTGTTGTTCTTTAGGTAGTTCAGCAGGTCTCCGTGACAGCAGTACTGGAAAATCAGATATATGGGTCCTATATGGGGAACACAGTAaaaattatcattaaaaaaaatctcatctaGCAAAACTGACCCACCTACTtaggataaaataaaatccaatgAGTGATTTTGATTTAAGACTGTGCGTCACATAATTTAATTGTTAGCTCTGAATGTCTCATCTGTGATTAGTTGGTGGTTAGTTGTATACAGGCATGATTAGCAGTGGTAAATGCACCTGTGTCTGTGCATGCCCCAAGCAGGTTAACAATGTTGGCATGGTGACCAATGTGGGTCAGCATCTTGAGCTCGGACATCAGAGCCTCTTTCTCCACAGTCTGGTGTTTCTCTGCAAGGTAAAATACCAGATCAGGTATTGAAATGACCTCCGTAACATTTTACGTTTGACTCACAGATTACATAtgtgaaatactgacctttaaGCATCTTAACGGCCACCTGCTGTGAGACTCCGGGCTTGTTAATACCATAAGCTGTAGCCTGGACCACCATGCCAAAAGCCCCAGAGCCCAGTTCGTTACCTGAGGAGGACACAGGTACTGTCTTTGCTCAAATGGACCTTGCAGGCACTACATGTAACTCCATTTGCACATTgttaagaataataaaaattctGGTGTATGCCTAGTATTAATGGCATTTATACCTAATTCCAGGTTTTCCCTGGGAAACTCCCATTTCTGGTCGTACTGAAAGTCCTTGAAGTTGATGTAGATGTAATCATTATCATTGGGCCCAACCATCTGGATGACCTGAAGCTGGGGCTGATACTGGGGTTTCTGTTGGAAACAAAAAATGTTGGTGTCATGtcttcatgtgtgtctgtgttgtatgtgtgcacatgtgcagatGTATGTATATACCTTCTTTTTGACAAAGTACGCGAGCACAATGCTGACTACGCACAAAGCCAGAAGCAGGACCAAACTGCCTACTTTCAGCACCATCAAGCTGCCGTTCTCAGGATTTGAGACAACTGAAAAATAGCAATGTGTGAGCAACAGTCTGTAAAGacagtcataaaaaaaactagGCCATTTAACTTAAtaattttgttaaatgaaataaatttcaCTACCTCTGGAGAGCTGAGGTGAAGGCCACTCGTATACTGGGAATGTTTCGCACCAGGATCCAACTGAGTTAGTAAGGCAAAACTTTAACTGGTGTCCATCCACTTGATGTCTGCTAAGTAAACTCTTGATTGGCTTGTCACAGGAGACATCTGTGTCTGTTTCATTGGTGTTAGGGATCTCTTCCCAGGCATAGTCTGCTTCACAGCTGCAATGAAACAAAGCGCAGGAACTTTAGGAAACCTGAATCTGAGTGTGTATACATGAGGGCTACAGTGTCCTCTAACCTGTGCAGCTCTAACAGTAAGCATACCTGTCATTGGTAGAACAAGACATCCAAGAATAATTTGCTGGCACAGGACTCCTGGTCTCAATGGTAAAGGTATTATCAGCCGTGTTTAAATTGAACTTAGGTTTGTCTGAAACAAAGTCAGTGGACAATCAAGCTTTGTAccatataaaaaatattattgaaaaAGATGCTGTAATAATGATACAAACTGTGCAATGAATCTCTCTCacctacaacacacacagatatattctttgtttctttttgtcctcCAGCCTCCAAGTGTAACTTATATTCTCCAGATTTGAGCTTCTCACATAGCTTCACAGTCCTGAGAAGACAGTGTCATGTGTCATATTTTTGATATGAAATCAGCCTTTTGCAACATTTTTAGGACTTTAGGAGTTCACTGCTACAGTTGAGCTCAGAGGAACATTACTCGCATGCAGCTACCTGTGCATTGTTACCCAGGCATCCCTGATGCATTTAGTCCTTTTTTTATCAGGATCCTCCCAGGTACAGCGCTGCAGCATGGGGTGGTAGAAAACATTGGCTTGCAAACAGGGGGTGGGTTCCTCCTGAGCTGATATGATTTTGCTGTCATCCAGCTGGACAGAGAGGAAACCTTCGGCTGAGGCGACACAAGAATGAAATTAGAACTAAATATTAGAAAGAACAAGAACCATTGATTAGTGACAGttgaaattaaagaaagaaataattgtTGTGAATTTGATGAATTCTACCAACCCTGGACATGAATGTTAACAGACTTCATTTTGTTGTTACTACTCCTGCAGGTATATGTGCCAGTATGATCCACACTGACTGATTCGATTAACATGTAGGACATCTGACTGTCTAAATGTACATCATCTCTAATGCAGAtctgagaaaaaagaagaatttgtTATAATTTCAATGGGGATTTGTGTCTTAGGCTCAGTTAAGACAAGCATAAAGAGAAATAATTCACATTTGTTTACATGAAATTTTCAGTAGGAATAGTGAATCAGTAGGATTACTGCACCTCCTCCTTGTTTTTAGAAGGGCATGCAACTGCATTTTTTATTGTGCTGCCTTTCTCCCACCGTAACACAGACGGTTTTCGTATTTCACGTTTTTGTCGGCAGCGAAGTAGTAAAGACTGACCAGGGCTCAGGGTCACGTTAGAAACCTCATTTTCCATGGACCCACTGTCTAtgtctgaaacacacagcagagcctCAGGTCACACAAACAAGCTGATCaggtcattttaaaaaaaatcaatttaatgtacacaacatacacatgttgtgtatttgtgtctcatAGATGAAAATCAATAACTTTCTGCAATCATTTTCTGGGTTTGGATAAATAATTTGCAGGTTTGATGTAATTAACttgttattatttaattacCGTAGTCATACAGTTGGGAGCACTCTTGTCCTTCAAGGTTAGTAGCACAACACATCACTCCTTTATGAATATAGTCTGTACTCTTTATTGTCCTCTCTGCAGTTTCGCTTTTTCCAGGAACATTTCTCTTATAAGGCTCTCTGCTCAAAAGGAGGAGACTCATCATTATTCAGAAAATTATACTACGAcaagatgttgtttttttttttgataaagttAGTTTCAGTAGACTACATTGTTATGAATTACACATACTCTTCAATGTACATCCAGATGTAATGGATAAAATCTTACCCAGTCCAACTAAGTGTGGGCTTCGGCGAGCCTCCAGAGACACACTTAAAATATGGGGAACTCCTAGAGCTCTCTGTCTTGATCAGCGTCAATCGTGGTTTTGTGGGACGTGCTAGAAAAAATATAGTGTAAATTGTTATTATCATAGTATTAAGGCTAGTTTTGCATTCCTAAAACATTAGTCAGCAGCAAACAGTCAAGTGTTTGTTGGCTGTGTTGAGTGGTGTCTGTGTATTGTGTGCTGAGAGAACTGTTACTCACTCATTACTACATGCAGAGCCACAGGCAGTGAGAACCTGGTCCCACTGCCAGCTTCACAGCTCAGTGTGTATTCCCCAGAATCTGTCTCATAAAGCGGTGGTAGGATAATGGAGTGACTCCCGTTCCTGGTGAGGTTTAAGGAAAAGCCTCAGTTTAagcatttaaacattaaaaaaaggagggaacagacttaaacacacatacagacattcaCTCACGCTGTTGGTACTGTGTCTGTTCCTTGGATCCAGTGGCAGTCGGAGTATCCATAGAGGCCCTCCAGAGAGATAATGAGTTTCTTGCCATAACTCACCTCCACGCTGACAGGACCAGATGCATTCAGATAGTCAGCTGGCAGAAAACATTCCACCTGAAAGATGAGACTCAATAATTAAATACTTTGCATTCAACGTGGTAGAAAGATTGCTATCAGTaattaaagacataaaacattgatAAGACTATTTGATGTCTGTATGGTTTCATCAAAAATGGGTAAATCCTGATTCCACTTGACCACTTGACTGATGTTTTAGTTCATTATCACACATTCTTTACATTGATGTTAACCATTATTCACCACAATTACtttaatatttgttaaatttgcattttttgcacaattgttactaataacattaatgacaCCCAGCATGCATAACACGAGGAgcctgaagcagctaaatggaattcagccaacGTTCAttttacacttgtgcttttctttttactgtgacgtgtcaaaatgtcttccgtgaaaaaggcctatttctattttttctccCTTCCACAAAGCAAGTTGTCTATCAAAATGAACAATGTGTCTGCTTTTACTCTTAGCAGAGTTATGTTATCACTGTCTGTGACTGAATTACATCCGCTTTTTTAGTGGCTGGATGTTAAAAACTAGAATGACCAATAAATGATGTCAGGTGTTTTACAGCCTCTTACTGctctgcatttttgtttttatgtttctaaGTGAATCCATATTATGTACTCTAAAAGACAATTAAAGTATCATTGCTGAATCTAGAAATGGTCCTGAGGGACTATGCCACAGACATTcataaaaaatgaccaaaaaaaccCTCCAGTAATGACACGGAGGCCTAAAATGAGTTATTAAGTACATGGATTAATTgacatttatatcacatttctgtctgtaCTTGCCAACAATTACTTCCTAGTTgtataattaattcattaacaGGACTGGACCAAATAAGTGGCAGAAAACTGATGAATTAAccaatttaaaataattaatcaattcaaGTTCTTGCTAAAGTTTACACTTGCCTATTATGAGTCAATGAGCCTCCTAGTTACTGTATATTGACTGTAGGTCTGACAGAGATGAGTAACTCCACAAAAAAAGCTTCACGGCCACACCAGTCTCACTTGTACATCATAGATATTTAACACATACCAAAAAAGGTAAGacctttgtcttttttaaaaaactttttaggAAATTGAATTCAACACTTTTAAGATTTTTCAAGAcctgtaaatgtacagtatgtccagCCATGTCTCCTCTAGACTACGGCTTGGTTGTGTTCCTTTCATGTCGGATTCACACATCTGGATTACTGAACTAATTAACTTTGTGTCAATTTTGAAATAGACAACAGTAGCTGATGTATTTGAGCTTGCTAGACATTGTTAAGAAGACATAACAATAAGCATCTTGCCAGCTCTCACCTCAGGAGAGGGCACGCAGGCTTGGCTCTGCACCGCTCTGCCATCAGAGCAGTAAACCCCGACCGCACACAGCAGGAGAACAGcttgaaagacagaaaattataaatttattacaaattctaactttatttacaagtttttgtgtgtgttttattaggtcattaaaaaaatgaagttgaagtttaaagaatttttaaaaaatatgtgagAAATTAAAATATGAGAACCTGTGTGATGCAAAACAAGTAATACTTAATAACAATATTGTTATAAATATAAGGTAATAGCTTAGTTTATGtctttacattgttttaaatattttggtgtttgattatattgtgtgtatatcccagtggtggaaagtgactaagtacatttactcaagtgctgttCTTAGTTCTTCTTTAGTTACTTTGATacaagatttgacacaatggataatataacaagcttttaaaatacaacacattgttaaagattaaaccagtggtttacaACCTTTCAGTATTATTATAACAGTAGCCTAAATCGCTATTAATAATCTACTAATGTCatatatagtaatatattaGAGGGAcaaaatgagtacttttactttaatactctaactacattttgctgctaatacttatgtacttttacttaagtaggattttttatGCACGTTATTCATttgtgatggagtattttttacattgctgtattggtacttttgcTTTAGTAAAGGATTTGAATACTTCTACCACCACTCGTATGTCCTTACGAATCGGTTCTCTTTTTTGTTGGTtattaaaagacacacacaaatattgttgtgatttttgaatatttcttcACTCCAGCAGGGCATCATTTTTCAGACACGCATACGTTTCAGCCTCTCAAGTTTCCCACTGAACGTTTGATCTATTCCTCATATTGCACTGTTGCACAGCATGCTGAATGTTGGCATGCAGGGAACATGTGAAACATTTGATTGAAACATcaattatacagtataatctcaaaatatacaaaatctGATATTATCGCaccatcatttaaaaaaaaatattaggctacaaaacaacaccaaaaacaaaatatccttaaaattcatcttttaaaaagGCACAAAAGTCTTTAAATTCACTTTGAATCTGGCAGTGCCAATCATTCATCCACAGAGCAAAAGGGTTTGACTCACCAGTGATCATATTTCTCTGCCTCTGTATTAATGCTTACTGCCAGTGTCACATACTCCCTACCGGATCACACGAAACTTTGAAGCAGAAGATATGTACGACTACCTTTTAATAGAGGGGAAGTATCACTTCGTCGTGACGTTTCCAGTAATGACTGCCAGCAATATTTATCATCATATGATTTTGCTTTTTCAATTAcgaaaaaaaatgcatttaagtgTGCAGGAATATTTTGAAACATTATgagaaacaaaatatataatattttacattaaggGGTTGTAAAGTTACATTTCAAGTCTCCAGAGCAGAAATATACGGCAATGTTTATGATTGTGTGAACAAATGTGCGATTTTTaacaagtttgtcttaaaatacAGGCTTATGATCGTGAATTTTGCAAATCAAATCTTATTTAATTTGGCCTCCCAATTATTTCAATTGAGAATTTGGTTAATTTCTAATTGCCGCAGCTGCTTACTCGGATGTTTATGTTTTGCCCTGTACATAAATAAGGTGCTTTGGGTGCTACAAACATAGATTAATTTGGcaataaaattaaactttattttaacccaGCAGGCGGCTGGGTTGGCTCAGACTGAGGAGCACTGATCCTGCACACTTGGCTCAACAGACCTCCGCTCCAGCTTCATTATTCGTTTATACGATCTGTGCTGAAATTTCTTCAACTTGCAGCTTGAACATTTTCAGCAGGTAACCTCTATACCCACAATGCACAGCTATGCTAGCTGGTCCCTAGCACAGCACGGCAGCCTGGCTGcgagcaaaaacaacaacaggctACTGTTGGCAGCTGCATGGAGAGCGACAACGACGACCAGGATCCATCGCATGCAAATTGATATTTTCTCAAGCCAAAATGTATCTTAGCCTTATAATGTGAGTACTGTAGCGTCTTAAGTGTTCTTCACCAGCAGAAGTTGTATTAATCCGCTCCTTGAAGGGGGAAACTGTTTGCAGGCTAGCTGGCTAGCTCGCCAGCTATCTGCGTCTCTCTATGTTTGAGTGTCTTCcggcagcagcggcggcggcagcagcggTGCCATGAACAGTGGACTCCCAGCTTCAGCCGCTCCGCTCGGGGGTGCCGGGATACCCAATGTCAAGGTGAAGTTTTGCCGATACTATGCGAAAGACAAAACCTGCTTTTATGGAGACGAGTGTCAGTTCCTGCACGAGGATCCGTCCATGGCGAGCATGCCGCTGcacggcggcggcggcagcccCGTCCCGCTGTCCATGGCCGGAGGTGGCGGGACGCCTGCGGGCTACTCTCTCAGCGGCCCCGCGGCGGCCTGCCCGGGCGGTGCGGGCACCGGTGTGTCCAAGAAGAGTGAAACCTTGGGGCCTGCAGGGACATCTCTGGAGGGGCAGCTTTTAACCAGTGAGTTACACTTACACCAAGGCCTCACACGGGGTGAACCACTCTTGACTCTACTTTTTAGGGCCTTGCTGGGCTTTGTTAAAATTTAGCCCGAGGATCCAGCGAGGCCTCTTCTCTACCAAAAACAACGTGGGTCACATTTACCAACCATACATGATTTAAGTCCGTCTACTTGGTACTATAGCACGTAttgtcctccatcactgtcaTGTGGGTAGCTTTTTCTTCAGGTTAGCGTTAGTTATGTTTGAAATCAACACATAAGTTCAGCCATGCTGTTGGTGGAGGCCTGCTGCTTGCATGACAGCTGAGAGTGTAGCTAAGCTAACTGAGCTAGCTAAACTAGCCAACTAACTTTAATGCATCTGGTTTTGCTTTCAGAAAGTGGCTTTCAGAAAGTGGCTATCGTGTTGCTTTTGGCGTCTCTCtagttaaatgttgtttatgtgAACTGTAGCGTTGTTGTTACACGTTAGTACAACGTGTGCTAACTGAGCTAATGGCTACACGGGGCATTGTTTTTACTTCGTGTTGTCTTGTTTTCACAACGTAAACAAATAGCAAGTAGCTAACATCCACTTACATCACATGTGTTAATTGCAACCTACTTAAGCTGCAAATTGGAAATCTCACAAACCAGTGATTGTCGCTTAAAAAAGTAGTTAATTATTAAATGGTGTTGATAGTGGATATTGCCCTGCAGCATGTTTTTGCATCGTCTCTCTCTGCAGATGTGGAACTGTTTACATCCTGTCTAATTAGCTCTGTGGTTGGCTAAGCAAACACTCTGTTGTGCAGGCATGCATACTTTACTTTTTGATGTCTGCTCAAGTACAACATGATCTTTTCAATTATATTTCCGCAGTTAGTAAATGCTAAACTTTGGTCTCTGTCATCCACAGTTCCAGGGATGGAGGGTGCAACCCTGAGCGATGCCAATCTCACCAACTCTTacttcagcagcagctttatTGGGGTCAACGGGTTTGGAAGCCCAGCAGAGTCTAAATACTCAATGATGCAGGTACAAGAGTCTGTCTAAATATGTGGTGTGACAACGACAGCTCTGTAAATTGAGGTTATTCACACATGTTGTTCTCATTATAGTTGTTGATTCCCACGCAAACTGAAGTGCTAAATTAATCACTTAAAAGTTTAGTTAGTTTAAAACCtataatttgcatttttgtgtatACTTGTGTTTAATGATAATATGTAATATTGGATGACAATTTATTGATGCATATAAATGCATATCAAAGAGCTTCCTGCAATACATCTGTTCTTGATGCTCCCCTCTTTAGCGAATGACTACCAGCAGCAGCTCTCCCAGTCTCCTCAACGATGGTGCCAAGAACTTCAGCCACAGCACTCATGGTAAGACCCCTACACTGCTCCGTGGAGAAGTGGTCAGCACTCGTCCAATGAATATTGAACATATCGCTTCTCGACTCCTTACACTTTGTGGTCCTTCACAGATCCAGTGAACTCCCCGACATCTTCACTGTTCAGTGATTTTGGTGCTCTTAGCATTTCCCAAAGGAGAAAGGTGAGCACACAAGCATCACGTTCAAGACATCTGAATTATGTTAATGTGCTTTTAAAGTTTAGTTCTGTGCTTTTGTATAAGCCTGTACTTGCAGTCCAACGAGGATTCATTCAATAATTTCCATCAACAATCAATTGCCATCTTCATCTCTGTTGTCTCTAACAGGAGTGGTAGATTTCATGTAACTCTTgcatgtttctctctgtgtcaccaGGCTCCTAATCCGGCAGCAAGTGAGTTCATCCCTAAGGGAGCTCCACGAATGGCCACCATGGCTCAGTCCACTGTCCAGGCCTTCCCCTCGCCTATTTTCCCACATCCAGCCCTCAGCAGCTCCACAGCTGCTGCGCTGGCCCCAGGTGAGTGTTTCCAGAGCACTACGAATGGAGAAATCACCTCGTTATATTTGCTTTGTTCTACTTTCTACATGGctcagttttgttttccatCTTTAGCTCCTGAAATTGTATAGTTCAGCAAGTTTGGGAATTCCCTTTTGTGTGAAGCACCACATGTGCTACTGTTGAAACAAAAGCAAGAACTCttttgctgctgtgctgctttcatgcattttatttgttagCAGCTAGTGATTGCGTCATGCCCATTTTGAAGCAAACACGTCTCAAACATGTCCCCTCGTCTCCAATTTTAGGCATGTCTTTGTCTGCTGGatcttctcctctccactccccaAAAATTACACCCCACACCTCACCTGCTCCTCGTCGGCGCAGCCACACCCCAAACCCTGCCAACTACATGGTGCCCACCACCGCTTCTGACCCGGGCACTCACATTATCCAGAAAGAAACCGTAGGGGGGACCACCTACTTCTACACGGACAACACCCCGGCACCAATGGCTGGGATGGTATGTTCAGAAAATATCTGCAGACTTCATTTGGGAACACACTCGAAAATTTAAATCCTAACCAGCTACACAAAGATGCACCACCGCACTTGATTTTGACTTTTGCAGTAGGGCTGcatctaacaattattttcttgaataatcaattagttgtttggtcgataaaatgtcagaaaatggtgaaaaatgttgatcactgtttcccaaagccccAGGtaacgtcctcaaatgtctagttttgtcccaaccaataGTCCACAAcccgaagatattcagtttgccgTCATAAAAGTCTAAAGAAGTTagaaaatttcacattttaaaagccggaatcagagaattttgaaattttcttcttaaaaatgactcaaaacgattacaccaattatcaaaatagttggcgattaatttgatagttgacagaaaatgattgTGCACAAGAATACTGCATTTAAGTCTGTCTTTTTGTAGCTCATACTATGGCATTACATGCAGATATTATCATGAAAACTTTATATGAACCCCTTTTTTGTTTGGGAGGCAAGAGAGTTAGGTCCATAATGCCTGCACACTACACTATGCTACAGCCTGCGAGCTTCTCTCATTTGCGCAGAGCAGTGCATCTGTACACAATCTGAAATATTTGCCTTTGTGGCCAACTGGGGGTAATAATTTGGCTTCATATGGCAATGTGATGATCTAAGAGTTTCGTTTTTCGAGATTTTTAGTTGAATAATAATACATGTACTTCATCACACTGGTTTTCATTTCTTAATAAATAGGAAGCTGTGTTTTTCTGGTTTCATCACAGGTGTTTCCTACCTACCATATCTATCCCCCCACTGCGCCCCATGTGGCTTACATGCAGCCGAAAGCCAATGCCCCGTCCTTCTTCATGGCCGACGAACTCCGACAGGTATTTTCCCTCCTCCTTCACTCAATGTCCTTTCATCAGAGTCTTGTTCTGTGGTGGTAATGT
Protein-coding regions in this window:
- the flt3 gene encoding receptor-type tyrosine-protein kinase FLT3: MITAVLLLCAVGVYCSDGRAVQSQACVPSPEVECFLPADYLNASGPVSVEVSYGKKLIISLEGLYGYSDCHWIQGTDTVPTANGSHSIILPPLYETDSGEYTLSCEAGSGTRFSLPVALHVVMTRPTKPRLTLIKTESSRSSPYFKCVSGGSPKPTLSWTGEPYKRNVPGKSETAERTIKSTDYIHKGVMCCATNLEGQECSQLYDYDIDSGSMENEVSNVTLSPGQSLLLRCRQKREIRKPSVLRWEKGSTIKNAVACPSKNKEEICIRDDVHLDSQMSYMLIESVSVDHTGTYTCRSSNNKMKSVNIHVQAEGFLSVQLDDSKIISAQEEPTPCLQANVFYHPMLQRCTWEDPDKKRTKCIRDAWVTMHRTVKLCEKLKSGEYKLHLEAGGQKETKNISVCVVDKPKFNLNTADNTFTIETRSPVPANYSWMSCSTNDSCEADYAWEEIPNTNETDTDVSCDKPIKSLLSRHQVDGHQLKFCLTNSVGSWCETFPVYEWPSPQLSRVVSNPENGSLMVLKVGSLVLLLALCVVSIVLAYFVKKKKPQYQPQLQVIQMVGPNDNDYIYINFKDFQYDQKWEFPRENLELGNELGSGAFGMVVQATAYGINKPGVSQQVAVKMLKEKHQTVEKEALMSELKMLTHIGHHANIVNLLGACTDTGPIYLIFQYCCHGDLLNYLKNNSERYHKSVTDAFNKDRFRSLYHNLQPRKTSSEQETAVDNYVPMYNSTTRGQEDIALLTMNSCDMDSFEDLESYENPDDQTDDLQALTFDDLLSFAYQVAKGMEFLSSKNCIHRDLAARNVLVTKDRLVKIGDFGLARDIDNDSNYVVRGNVRLPVKWMAPESIFQGMYTMKSDVWAYGILLWEIFSLGVTPYPGMKVDHQFYSMIERGFKMECPYYANDSVYEMMCMCWAPDPCDRPSFSKLVSFMSVQLTDREEKLYHNMLNESSCDYQNAPAILDISFLTKQNESKMQSANDYCQTHATEESKAEVCDSDTVETDEKLLKNSATE